One window from the genome of Procambarus clarkii isolate CNS0578487 chromosome 90, FALCON_Pclarkii_2.0, whole genome shotgun sequence encodes:
- the CHOp24 gene encoding transmembrane emp24 domain-containing protein 2 isoform X2 gives MTPGHLLALLGLGSLLATAHGYFVTIDAHAEECFFEKVTAGTKLGLAFEVAEGGFLDIDIKISGPDGKIIHEGERESNGRYTFPASMDGVYTYCFSNKMSTMTPKIVMFSLDVGEESKASPDAANTEEGWYAQNLPQPEWDMRNFSHSEWPRQFSTYTGDAGSSKMEDMIRELSAALSGVKHEQDYMEVRERIHRSINDNTNSRVVLWSVFEALVLVAMTVGQVYYLKQFFEVRRVV, from the exons ATGACCCCGGGACACCTGCTGGCTCTCCTGGGCCTGGGCTCCCTCCTGGCCACCGCCCACGGCTACTTCGTCACCATAGACGCCCACGCCGAGGAGTGCTTCTTCGAGAAAGTGACGGCCGGGACTAAGCTGG GATTGGCCTTTGAGGTGGCAGAAGGTGGCTTTCTTGACATTGATATAAAGATATCTGGTCCGGATGGAAAGATCATCCACGAAGGCGAGCGTGAATCCAATGGTCGTTATACATTCCCTGCCAGCATGGATGGCGTCTACACATACTGCTTCTCCAATAAAATGTCCACAATGACCCCGAAGATAGTAATGTTCTCCTTGGATGTTGGCGAAGAGTCTAAGGCCAGCCCTGATGCTGCAAATACGGAAGAAG GGTGGTACGCGCAGAATCTCCCTCAGCCAG AGTGGGATATGCGGAATTTCTCCCATTCAG AGTGGCCCAGGCAGTTTTCCACGTACACAG gtgatGCCGGCAGCAGCAAAATGGAAGACATGATTCGTGAGTTGTCGGCAGCATTGTCTGGAGTCAAGCATGAACAGGACTACATGGAAGTGCGCGAGCGTATTCACCGATCCATCAACGACAACACCAATTCTCGGGTGGTTTTGTGGTCGGTGTTTGAGGCCCTAGTACTAGTAGCCATGACGGTTGGCCAGGTGTATTACCTCAAACAGTTCTTTGAAGTTCGGCGCGTTGTTTAG
- the CHOp24 gene encoding transmembrane emp24 domain-containing protein 2 isoform X1, with protein sequence MTPGHLLALLGLGSLLATAHGYFVTIDAHAEECFFEKVTAGTKLGLAFEVAEGGFLDIDIKISGPDGKIIHEGERESNGRYTFPASMDGVYTYCFSNKMSTMTPKIVMFSLDVGEESKASPDAANTEEGWYAQNLPQPEWDMRNFSHSDEFVPILPTTEWPRQFSTYTGDAGSSKMEDMIRELSAALSGVKHEQDYMEVRERIHRSINDNTNSRVVLWSVFEALVLVAMTVGQVYYLKQFFEVRRVV encoded by the exons ATGACCCCGGGACACCTGCTGGCTCTCCTGGGCCTGGGCTCCCTCCTGGCCACCGCCCACGGCTACTTCGTCACCATAGACGCCCACGCCGAGGAGTGCTTCTTCGAGAAAGTGACGGCCGGGACTAAGCTGG GATTGGCCTTTGAGGTGGCAGAAGGTGGCTTTCTTGACATTGATATAAAGATATCTGGTCCGGATGGAAAGATCATCCACGAAGGCGAGCGTGAATCCAATGGTCGTTATACATTCCCTGCCAGCATGGATGGCGTCTACACATACTGCTTCTCCAATAAAATGTCCACAATGACCCCGAAGATAGTAATGTTCTCCTTGGATGTTGGCGAAGAGTCTAAGGCCAGCCCTGATGCTGCAAATACGGAAGAAG GGTGGTACGCGCAGAATCTCCCTCAGCCAG AGTGGGATATGCGGAATTTCTCCCATTCAG ATGAATTTGTGCCGATTCTTCCTACGACAG AGTGGCCCAGGCAGTTTTCCACGTACACAG gtgatGCCGGCAGCAGCAAAATGGAAGACATGATTCGTGAGTTGTCGGCAGCATTGTCTGGAGTCAAGCATGAACAGGACTACATGGAAGTGCGCGAGCGTATTCACCGATCCATCAACGACAACACCAATTCTCGGGTGGTTTTGTGGTCGGTGTTTGAGGCCCTAGTACTAGTAGCCATGACGGTTGGCCAGGTGTATTACCTCAAACAGTTCTTTGAAGTTCGGCGCGTTGTTTAG
- the CHOp24 gene encoding transmembrane emp24 domain-containing protein 2 isoform X3, whose translation MTPGHLLALLGLGSLLATAHGYFVTIDAHAEECFFEKVTAGTKLGLAFEVAEGGFLDIDIKISGPDGKIIHEGERESNGRYTFPASMDGVYTYCFSNKMSTMTPKIVMFSLDVGEESKASPDAANTEEGWYAQNLPQPGDAGSSKMEDMIRELSAALSGVKHEQDYMEVRERIHRSINDNTNSRVVLWSVFEALVLVAMTVGQVYYLKQFFEVRRVV comes from the exons ATGACCCCGGGACACCTGCTGGCTCTCCTGGGCCTGGGCTCCCTCCTGGCCACCGCCCACGGCTACTTCGTCACCATAGACGCCCACGCCGAGGAGTGCTTCTTCGAGAAAGTGACGGCCGGGACTAAGCTGG GATTGGCCTTTGAGGTGGCAGAAGGTGGCTTTCTTGACATTGATATAAAGATATCTGGTCCGGATGGAAAGATCATCCACGAAGGCGAGCGTGAATCCAATGGTCGTTATACATTCCCTGCCAGCATGGATGGCGTCTACACATACTGCTTCTCCAATAAAATGTCCACAATGACCCCGAAGATAGTAATGTTCTCCTTGGATGTTGGCGAAGAGTCTAAGGCCAGCCCTGATGCTGCAAATACGGAAGAAG GGTGGTACGCGCAGAATCTCCCTCAGCCAG gtgatGCCGGCAGCAGCAAAATGGAAGACATGATTCGTGAGTTGTCGGCAGCATTGTCTGGAGTCAAGCATGAACAGGACTACATGGAAGTGCGCGAGCGTATTCACCGATCCATCAACGACAACACCAATTCTCGGGTGGTTTTGTGGTCGGTGTTTGAGGCCCTAGTACTAGTAGCCATGACGGTTGGCCAGGTGTATTACCTCAAACAGTTCTTTGAAGTTCGGCGCGTTGTTTAG
- the CHOp24 gene encoding transmembrane emp24 domain-containing protein 2 isoform X4: protein MTPGHLLALLGLGSLLATAHGYFVTIDAHAEECFFEKVTAGTKLGLAFEVAEGGFLDIDIKISGPDGKIIHEGERESNGRYTFPASMDGVYTYCFSNKMSTMTPKIVMFSLDVGEESKASPDAANTEEGDAGSSKMEDMIRELSAALSGVKHEQDYMEVRERIHRSINDNTNSRVVLWSVFEALVLVAMTVGQVYYLKQFFEVRRVV from the exons ATGACCCCGGGACACCTGCTGGCTCTCCTGGGCCTGGGCTCCCTCCTGGCCACCGCCCACGGCTACTTCGTCACCATAGACGCCCACGCCGAGGAGTGCTTCTTCGAGAAAGTGACGGCCGGGACTAAGCTGG GATTGGCCTTTGAGGTGGCAGAAGGTGGCTTTCTTGACATTGATATAAAGATATCTGGTCCGGATGGAAAGATCATCCACGAAGGCGAGCGTGAATCCAATGGTCGTTATACATTCCCTGCCAGCATGGATGGCGTCTACACATACTGCTTCTCCAATAAAATGTCCACAATGACCCCGAAGATAGTAATGTTCTCCTTGGATGTTGGCGAAGAGTCTAAGGCCAGCCCTGATGCTGCAAATACGGAAGAAG gtgatGCCGGCAGCAGCAAAATGGAAGACATGATTCGTGAGTTGTCGGCAGCATTGTCTGGAGTCAAGCATGAACAGGACTACATGGAAGTGCGCGAGCGTATTCACCGATCCATCAACGACAACACCAATTCTCGGGTGGTTTTGTGGTCGGTGTTTGAGGCCCTAGTACTAGTAGCCATGACGGTTGGCCAGGTGTATTACCTCAAACAGTTCTTTGAAGTTCGGCGCGTTGTTTAG